In Methylomagnum ishizawai, one DNA window encodes the following:
- the rpsL gene encoding 30S ribosomal protein S12: MTTINQLVRKPRVRKKEKSNVPALEGCPQRRGVCTRVYTTTPKKPNSALRKVARVRLTNGAEVSSYIGGEGHNLQEHSVVLIRGGRVKDLPGVRYHVVRGSLDTAGVQKRRQGRSKYGAKRPKS, encoded by the coding sequence ATGACCACGATTAATCAGTTGGTTCGTAAGCCGCGAGTACGCAAGAAAGAGAAAAGCAACGTGCCTGCGCTTGAGGGTTGCCCGCAGCGGCGTGGGGTTTGTACTCGTGTCTATACGACGACTCCGAAAAAGCCCAATTCGGCGTTGAGGAAAGTGGCCCGCGTGCGGCTGACCAACGGTGCCGAAGTCAGTAGTTATATCGGTGGCGAAGGCCACAATCTGCAAGAACACTCCGTGGTATTGATCCGCGGCGGCCGTGTCAAGGACTTGCCGGGTGTGCGTTACCACGTTGTGCGCGGCAGCCTCGATACCGCCGGTGTGCAGAAGCGTCGTCAAGGCCGTTCCAAGTACGGCGCGAAGAGACCGAAAAGTTAA
- the rnd gene encoding ribonuclease D: MNAQPHTVFIDSTAHLREFCAALQDADWLAVDTEFLREKTYYPKFCLLQIACGPQVACIDPLSIDDLEPLAALLFDPAITKVFHAGRQDLEIFYQIWNKLPAPIFDTQIAAPLIGLAEQISYAGLVAEILGVSLGKSHTRTDWSLRPLSEAQLRYAADDVIYLGAAYQALRGKLEALGRLDWLEDDFTALLNPELYDNPPELAWQRIGGVQTLKSRQLAALRALAAWRETTAREQDIPRNWVVRDEALLDLARLSPTTPEELKRIRGLEERALKRYGTALCKTILAGRDQTPPTLEWKARSARRPPEQEALLDLLNAVVRLRAAQHTLNPAILAGRKDLEQLLDEPQESRLLKGWRKTMAGEELAALLQGECQINVSDGQLHIQHYA; this comes from the coding sequence ATGAATGCCCAGCCCCACACCGTTTTCATCGACTCCACCGCCCACCTGCGGGAATTCTGCGCCGCCCTGCAAGATGCCGACTGGCTGGCCGTGGACACCGAATTCCTGCGCGAAAAGACCTACTATCCCAAGTTCTGCCTGTTGCAGATCGCCTGCGGTCCGCAGGTGGCCTGCATCGACCCGCTGTCCATCGACGATCTGGAACCACTCGCCGCCCTCTTGTTCGATCCCGCCATCACCAAGGTCTTCCATGCCGGGCGGCAGGATTTGGAAATCTTCTACCAGATATGGAACAAACTGCCCGCCCCCATTTTCGACACCCAAATCGCCGCACCCCTGATCGGCCTGGCCGAGCAAATCAGCTACGCGGGGTTGGTGGCCGAAATCCTCGGCGTTTCCCTGGGCAAGAGCCACACCCGCACCGATTGGTCCTTGCGGCCCTTGTCGGAAGCGCAACTGCGCTATGCGGCGGACGATGTGATTTATCTGGGCGCGGCCTATCAGGCGCTGCGGGGAAAACTGGAAGCCCTGGGGCGGCTGGACTGGCTGGAGGACGATTTCACGGCATTGCTGAACCCGGAACTCTATGACAATCCGCCCGAACTGGCCTGGCAGCGCATCGGCGGGGTACAGACCCTGAAAAGCCGGCAACTCGCCGCGCTGCGGGCCTTGGCGGCTTGGCGCGAAACCACCGCCCGCGAACAGGATATTCCCCGCAACTGGGTGGTCCGCGACGAGGCACTGCTCGACCTGGCCCGGCTTTCCCCCACCACGCCGGAAGAACTCAAACGCATCCGGGGCTTGGAGGAACGCGCCCTCAAGCGCTACGGCACCGCCCTGTGCAAAACCATCCTGGCGGGGCGCGACCAAACCCCGCCCACCCTGGAATGGAAAGCCCGTTCCGCCCGCCGCCCGCCCGAACAGGAAGCCTTGCTGGACCTCCTGAACGCAGTGGTCCGGCTACGGGCGGCGCAGCACACGCTGAATCCCGCCATCTTGGCGGGCCGCAAGGATTTGGAGCAGCTCTTGGACGAACCCCAGGAATCCCGGCTGCTGAAAGGCTGGCGCAAAACCATGGCCGGGGAAGAATTGGCTGCCCTGCTCCAGGGCGAATGCCAAATCAACGTGAGCGACGGCCAGCTCCACATCCAACACTATGCCTGA
- a CDS encoding AAA family ATPase, translating into MPEPSRPPWIEGLLQPAAYGHPADAVQLAETHISWILLAGEFAYKIKKPVDFGFLDFSTLERRQAACQAELRLNRRHAPDLYLAVVPIVGDARQPHMGGPGVPIEYAVQMRRFDADALFETLAQSGKLRPEHIDALAAHLAAFHGSVGRATADDGHGLPAQHRLAAEFNFTQLRPLLDHPTASADLDALHTWTSTTYARLEPRLAQRKRDGFIRECHGDLHLGNIALIDGRPILFDAIEFNEELRWIDILDELAFVVMDLEARGCPALAYRLLNQYLEITGDYAGMALFDYYRLYRALVRAKIAALSWQPTGDPAQRAALHARCRRYLDYGLRLIRPQPPRLYITHGLSGSGKSQLAARLAETLPAIRLRSDVERKRLAGLSATARSDGALGAELYGPAMTARTYGRLAQLGGTLLEAGHSVVMDATFLQREHREAQRQLAERHGTRFLILDCQAPPETLRGRVRARHQAGTDASEADLAVLDRQAAQREPLGGDERENALAVDMGGKVSVETWASAIAAG; encoded by the coding sequence ATGCCTGAACCCTCCCGCCCACCCTGGATCGAGGGCTTGTTGCAGCCCGCAGCCTACGGCCATCCCGCCGACGCGGTCCAACTCGCCGAAACCCATATTTCCTGGATACTGCTGGCCGGGGAATTCGCCTACAAGATTAAAAAGCCAGTCGATTTCGGCTTCCTCGATTTCTCCACCCTGGAACGGCGGCAAGCCGCTTGCCAAGCCGAATTACGGCTGAACCGCCGCCACGCCCCCGATCTTTATCTCGCCGTCGTGCCCATCGTCGGCGATGCCCGGCAGCCACATATGGGCGGTCCCGGCGTCCCCATCGAATACGCCGTGCAAATGCGCCGCTTCGATGCCGACGCGCTGTTCGAGACCCTAGCGCAAAGCGGGAAGCTACGCCCTGAACACATCGACGCCCTGGCCGCCCACCTCGCCGCCTTCCACGGCAGCGTCGGGCGGGCCACCGCCGATGACGGCCACGGACTCCCCGCACAGCACCGGCTCGCCGCCGAATTCAACTTCACCCAACTGCGCCCGCTGCTAGACCACCCCACCGCCAGCGCCGACCTCGACGCCCTGCACACCTGGACCTCGACCACCTACGCCCGGCTGGAACCCCGGCTCGCCCAACGCAAGCGCGATGGTTTCATCCGCGAATGCCATGGCGATTTGCACCTCGGCAACATCGCCCTGATCGACGGACGCCCGATCCTGTTCGACGCCATCGAGTTCAACGAAGAACTGCGCTGGATCGATATCCTGGACGAACTGGCCTTCGTGGTCATGGATTTGGAAGCGCGGGGCTGTCCCGCCCTGGCCTATCGGCTACTCAACCAATATCTGGAAATCACCGGCGATTATGCCGGGATGGCGCTGTTCGACTATTACCGGCTGTATCGCGCCCTGGTACGCGCCAAGATCGCCGCGCTGTCGTGGCAGCCAACCGGCGACCCGGCACAACGCGCCGCGCTCCACGCCCGCTGCCGCCGCTATCTGGATTACGGATTGCGGCTGATCCGGCCCCAACCGCCCAGGCTTTACATCACCCACGGCCTTTCCGGCAGCGGCAAGTCCCAACTCGCCGCCCGGCTGGCCGAAACCCTGCCCGCCATCCGCCTGCGCTCCGATGTGGAACGCAAACGGCTGGCGGGCCTATCCGCCACGGCCCGCAGCGATGGGGCGCTGGGCGCGGAACTTTATGGTCCCGCCATGACGGCGCGGACCTACGGACGGCTGGCGCAACTGGGCGGAACCTTGCTGGAGGCCGGGCACTCGGTGGTGATGGACGCCACCTTCCTGCAACGCGAACACCGGGAAGCCCAGCGCCAACTGGCCGAGCGCCACGGTACCCGGTTCCTGATCCTCGATTGCCAAGCGCCGCCGGAAACCTTGCGCGGCCGCGTCCGCGCCCGCCACCAGGCCGGGACCGACGCCTCGGAAGCCGACCTGGCCGTCTTGGACCGGCAAGCGGCGCAACGGGAACCCCTGGGCGGGGACGAGCGCGAAAACGCGCTCGCGGTGGATATGGGCGGGAAAGTGTCGGTGGAGACCTGGGCCTCGGCGATTGCCGCCGGGTGA
- the argA gene encoding amino-acid N-acetyltransferase: MMKPSDFVRWFRGSSPYIHAHRGKTFVIYFGGEAVGDPGFADLVHDFALLNSLGVRLVLVHGIRPQIDSRLARQGCQAQYQNGLRITDRVALECVKEAAGTVRVEIEALFSTGLANSPMAGARVRVASGNFVAAKPVGVRDGVDFQHTGEVRRVDAEGLNAVLARGDVALLSAVGYSPTGEIFNLRSEQVATAAAIALKADKLLLLTEEECLSLREDRLLRQITTAEARALLGEAAALAPEVAPHLKAAVQACEAGVGRAHLLDRHIDGALLLELFTRDGVGTLVSRAPFETLRAALVQDVAGILDLLRPLEQKGVLVTRSRERLESDIGDYTVIERDGMIVGCAALHRFPEARMGELACLALHGDYRGENRGERLLAHIEGKAVGMGFERLFVLTTQTAHWFRERGFEPAEVADLPETRRAAYNPRRNSKVLIKSL, translated from the coding sequence ATGATGAAGCCGTCCGATTTCGTCCGCTGGTTCCGCGGTTCTTCGCCTTATATCCACGCCCATCGCGGCAAGACCTTCGTGATTTATTTCGGCGGTGAGGCGGTCGGCGATCCCGGTTTCGCCGATCTGGTCCACGATTTCGCCTTGCTCAACAGCCTGGGGGTACGGCTGGTGCTGGTGCATGGCATCCGCCCGCAGATCGATAGCCGCCTCGCCCGCCAAGGCTGCCAAGCCCAGTACCAGAACGGCCTACGCATCACCGACCGGGTCGCGTTGGAATGCGTCAAGGAAGCGGCGGGCACGGTGCGGGTGGAGATCGAAGCCTTGTTTTCGACCGGGCTGGCCAATTCGCCCATGGCCGGGGCGCGGGTACGGGTGGCGTCCGGCAATTTCGTGGCCGCCAAGCCGGTGGGAGTGCGCGACGGGGTGGATTTCCAGCATACCGGCGAGGTGCGCCGGGTCGATGCCGAGGGCTTGAACGCCGTGTTGGCGCGGGGCGATGTGGCTTTGCTGTCCGCCGTGGGTTATTCACCAACCGGGGAAATCTTCAATCTGCGTTCCGAGCAGGTCGCCACCGCCGCCGCCATCGCGCTCAAGGCCGACAAGCTGCTGTTGCTGACCGAGGAGGAATGCCTGTCCTTGCGCGAAGACCGCTTGCTGCGCCAGATCACCACCGCCGAGGCCCGCGCCTTGTTAGGCGAGGCCGCTGCCTTGGCACCCGAGGTGGCCCCGCATCTGAAGGCGGCGGTCCAAGCTTGCGAGGCGGGTGTGGGGCGGGCGCATTTGCTGGACCGCCATATCGACGGGGCTCTCCTGCTGGAATTGTTCACCCGCGATGGTGTGGGCACCTTGGTCAGCCGCGCTCCGTTCGAGACCTTACGGGCGGCCCTGGTGCAGGATGTGGCGGGGATTTTGGATTTATTGCGGCCCTTGGAGCAAAAAGGTGTCCTCGTCACCCGTTCGCGCGAGCGGTTGGAATCGGATATCGGCGATTACACTGTGATCGAGCGCGACGGGATGATCGTCGGTTGTGCGGCCTTGCACCGTTTTCCCGAGGCGCGGATGGGCGAATTGGCCTGTCTGGCGCTGCACGGCGACTATCGCGGCGAGAACCGGGGCGAGCGCTTGTTGGCGCATATCGAGGGGAAGGCGGTCGGTATGGGATTCGAGCGCTTGTTCGTGCTGACGACCCAGACCGCCCATTGGTTCCGCGAGCGCGGTTTCGAGCCCGCCGAGGTGGCGGATTTGCCGGAAACCCGGCGGGCCGCCTACAACCCCCGGCGCAATTCCAAGGTGTTGATTAAAAGCCTGTGA